Proteins from a single region of Hydra vulgaris chromosome 12, alternate assembly HydraT2T_AEP:
- the LOC136088965 gene encoding uncharacterized protein LOC136088965 — translation MKPNECIMQMDFAENFSFIIQDEVQSSYFSKNQATLHPFVIYVQSLNGNQSPESKCYCVISDNLIHNTEAVFSYVSKIIPILKEEYPQVQKINYFTDGASSQYKNRFNLKNLCFHEKDYGLKADWHFFGTAHGKSACDGIGGTVKRVIHKLSLQRPIGNQILTPRDMFLVAKEKN, via the exons ATGAAGCCAAATGAATGTATTATGCAAATggattttgctgaaaatttttcatttattatacaAGATGAAGTTCAGTCATCctatttttccaaaaatcaaGCAACTCTCCATCCATTTGTCATATATGTGCAATCTTTAAATGGAAACCAATCACCAGAAAGCAAATGTTATTGTGTTATATCTGACAATCTAATTCACAATACTGAGGCAGTTTTCAGTTATGTTTCCAAAATCATACCAATTCTGAAAGAGGAATATCCACAAGTTCAGAAGATCAATTATTTCACTGATGGTGCAAGCAGCCAGTATAAAAATAG GTTTAATTTGAAAAACCTGTGTTTTCATGAAAAAGACTATGGACTAAAAGCAGACTGGCATTTTTTTGGGACTGCACATGGAAAAAGTGCATGTGATGGAATAGGTGGTACAGTGAAAAGAGTTATTCATAAGCTATCCCTTCAAAGGCCAATTGGCAATCAAATTTTGACACCGAGGGACATGTTCTTAGttgctaaagaaaaaaattaa